The region TTCCGGATAGAAGCTGAAGTCCACCAGCAGAAAAAACATCATGATTGGGATAAGGCAAATACGCGCTAATGTGATACGGTTGGGTAAATTCACTGAAGGTTCCTCCCCTAGTCCATACGAATCCAGTATTCCAGCAATTTCTTCAAAACTGCTTAGCTAGTATATTATAGCCATAAATAAGTGTCAAAAAAACATGAAGCACCCCGCAAGTAAGGTAAGTATACACTGCGGGGCACATGATCTTACTTTAAATTGTTAAACTGCAAATCAAGCGGCAAATCAGCCTTGCGTAAAAGCTGAATAATCTGCTGGAGGTCGTCGCGGCTTTTACCGGTCACACGGATCTGATCACCCTGAATCGTGCTCTTAACCTTCAGCTTGGAATCGCGGATCAGAATATTGATCTTCTTCGCGTTCTCCTGGTCTATCCCTTGCCGCAGTCCCAGCCGCTGGCGCACCGTGCCTAATGAAGCCGGCTCCACTTTGCCGAAATCCATATTCTTTAGCGTGATTCCCCGCTTCACCATCTTGGTCTGGAGGATATCAATCACTGCATTCAGCTTGTATTCATCCTCTGAGGCGATGACAAGCGCATCCTTCTCCAGCTTCAGGCTGCTCTTGCTGTTCTTGAAATCAAACCGGTTATCGATTTCCTTCTCGGTCTGATGAACCGCATTGGTCAGCTCCTGCATATCCATCTTGGATACGATATCAAACGAACTTTCTGAACTCATGGTTCCACATCCTTTAGTTACAATTAGTCTGTTCCTATTATATGAGATAGGGGCTCTTAAGTCTAATACTGGAAAAGAGTCAAGTGGAAACAGCATTCCGTCCTTTGTAAGGACGGTACCGTTTCAGCGAGAAATAGAAGGATAATTTATAGCGTGAACATATAAATTCTTATATTTGCACCTAAAAACACGCCTCCCGGAACCCGTCCGGGAGACGCTCACATCTAATTATTATCTGCTGCGTGCAGGAGCCCGGAACATATCCAGAATCCCCAGCAGAACATGTGCCAGTCCAAAGCCCAGAATACCATATCCCCAGGCGCCCGGTGTCAAATAATACCCCAGGAGACTGACGATAATACCAAGCCCTGTTACAATCCAGCTGACGGTCATGAGAGAATACACCTCACTTTGGCGAGAGAACTGTTAAACACTTCTAGGTTCTCCATTCCGCCAAAGACTATACATCGGGTCTACTATTCTCC is a window of Paenibacillus sp. FSL H3-0469 DNA encoding:
- a CDS encoding YajQ family cyclic di-GMP-binding protein, which codes for MSSESSFDIVSKMDMQELTNAVHQTEKEIDNRFDFKNSKSSLKLEKDALVIASEDEYKLNAVIDILQTKMVKRGITLKNMDFGKVEPASLGTVRQRLGLRQGIDQENAKKINILIRDSKLKVKSTIQGDQIRVTGKSRDDLQQIIQLLRKADLPLDLQFNNLK